A genomic stretch from Falco cherrug isolate bFalChe1 chromosome 3, bFalChe1.pri, whole genome shotgun sequence includes:
- the ALDH4A1 gene encoding delta-1-pyrroline-5-carboxylate dehydrogenase, mitochondrial isoform X1 has translation MEAMSRLSSRLQHHLRMGRMQHRRRWQHHSAIQVTNEPILEFKPGSPERAALQKALADLKGKTEAIPCVIGGEEVWTPTVRYQLSPFNHAHKVAKYCYASKELINKAINAALAARKEWDLKPIQDRAQIFLKAADMLSGPRRAEVLAKTMIGQGKTVIQAEIDAAAELIDFFRFNAKYALELENSQPISVDISTNSMVYRGLEGFVAAVSPFNFTAIGGNLAGAPALMGNVVLWKPSDTALLSSYAVYKILLEAGLPPNVVQFVPADGPVFGDTVTSSEHFCGLNFTGSVPTFKRLWKQVSENLDRYRNFPRLAGECGGKNFHLVHSSADVASVVNGTLRSAFEYGGQKCSACSRLYAPDSLWPQIKEKLLEEHGKIKVGDPAQDFGTFFSAVIDDKSFARIKKWIEHAKKSSNLTILAGGGCDDSVGYFVEPCIVESKDPQDPIMKEEIFGPILTVYVYPEKRYKEVLELIDTTTPYGLTGAVFAQEKRIIDEARNLLRNAAGNFYINDKSTGAVVAQQPFGGSRISGTNDKPGGPHYVLRWTSPQAVKETHVPLTDWRYAYMQ, from the exons ATGGAGGCTATGTCCAGGCTCAGCTCCCGGCTCCAGCATCACCTTCGGATGGGCAGgatgcagcacag GCGGAGATGGCAGCACCACTCAGCCATCCAGGTGACCAACGAGCCGATCCTGGAATTTAAGCCAGGGAGCCCCGAGCGAGCAGCGCTTCAGAAG GCACTTGCTGACCTGAAGGGCAAGACAGAAGCCATCCCGTGTGTGATCGGGGGAGAAGAGGTGTGGACACCGACAGTGCGGTACCAGCTGTCG ccTTTTAATCATGCGCACAAAGTGGCCAAGTACTGCTACGCCAGCAAG gagcTCATTAACAAAGCCATTAATGCTGCCTTGGCAGCAAGGAAGGAATGGGACCTGAAACCCATCCAGGACCGAGCCCAGATTTTCCTGAAGGCAGCTGACATGCTGAGCGGCCCGAGGCGAGCAGAAGTGCTGGCCAAAACCATGATCGGGCAG GGTAAAACGGTCATCCAGGCAGAAATCGATGCTGCTGCGGAGCTGATAGACTTCTTCCGATTCAATGCCAAGTACGCCCTGGAGCTGGAGAACAGCCAGCCCATCAGCGTGGACATCAGCACCAACAGCATGGTTTACCGGGGGCTGGAG GGTTTCGTGGCAGCTGTCTCCCCCTTTAACTTCACGGCGATCGGTGGCAACCTGGCAGGGGCTCCAGCACTGATG GGAAATGTGGTCCTGTGGAAGCCCAGTGACACCGCCCTGCTCTCCAGCTATGCTGTCTACAAAATCCTCCTGGAAGCTGGGCTCCCACCAAACGTCGTGCAGTTCGTGCCAGCAGATGGGCCTGTGTTTGGAGACACCGTCACGAGTTCCGAGCACTTCTGTGGGCTCAATTTCACCGGCAGCGTGCC gACTTTCAAGCGGCTCTGGAAGCAAGTATCTGAAAACCTGGATCGCTACCGCAATTTCCCGCGTCTGGCTGGAG AGTGCGGCGGGAAGAACTTCCACCTGGTGCACAGCTCAGCTGACGTGGCCAGCGTGGTGAACGGGACCCTGCGCTCGGCCTTCGAGTATGGTGGCCAAAAATGCTCGGCTTGCTCCCGCCTCTACGCCCCGGACTCGCTGTGGCCCCAGATCAAAGAGAAACTGCTGGAGGAGCACGGGAAGATCAAAGTGGGAGAT CCCGCCCAGGACTTTGGGACGTTCTTCTCTGCGGTGATTGATGACAAG TCTTTTGCACGGATAAAGAAGTGGATCGAGCACGCCAAGAAGTCATCCAACCTCACCATCCTGGCAGGGGGCGGCTGTGACGACAGTGTTGGGTACTTCGTCGAGCCGTGCATCGTGGAGAGCAAAGACCCGCAGGATCCCATCATGAAAGAG GAGATTTTCGGCCCGATCCTCACGGTGTACGTCTACCCGGAGAAGCGGTACAAGGAGGTGCTGGAGCTGATCGACACCACGACGCCCTACGGCCTCACGGGGGCGGTCTTCGCCCAGGAGAA GAGAATCATTGATGAAGCCAGGAACCTTCTGCGCAACGCAGCCGGCAATTTCTACATCAACGATAAGTCGACGGGCGCCGTCGTGGCGCAGCAGCCCTTCGGAGGCTCCCGCATCTCAG GCACCAACGACAAGCCTGGTGGCCCGCACTACGTCCTGCGCTGGACGTCTCCCCAGGCCGTCAAAGAAACGCACGTGCCGCTGACGGACTGGCGCTACGCCTACATGCAGTGA
- the ALDH4A1 gene encoding delta-1-pyrroline-5-carboxylate dehydrogenase, mitochondrial isoform X2, whose product MWRALRGGGRRWQHHSAIQVTNEPILEFKPGSPERAALQKALADLKGKTEAIPCVIGGEEVWTPTVRYQLSPFNHAHKVAKYCYASKELINKAINAALAARKEWDLKPIQDRAQIFLKAADMLSGPRRAEVLAKTMIGQGKTVIQAEIDAAAELIDFFRFNAKYALELENSQPISVDISTNSMVYRGLEGFVAAVSPFNFTAIGGNLAGAPALMGNVVLWKPSDTALLSSYAVYKILLEAGLPPNVVQFVPADGPVFGDTVTSSEHFCGLNFTGSVPTFKRLWKQVSENLDRYRNFPRLAGECGGKNFHLVHSSADVASVVNGTLRSAFEYGGQKCSACSRLYAPDSLWPQIKEKLLEEHGKIKVGDPAQDFGTFFSAVIDDKSFARIKKWIEHAKKSSNLTILAGGGCDDSVGYFVEPCIVESKDPQDPIMKEEIFGPILTVYVYPEKRYKEVLELIDTTTPYGLTGAVFAQEKRIIDEARNLLRNAAGNFYINDKSTGAVVAQQPFGGSRISGTNDKPGGPHYVLRWTSPQAVKETHVPLTDWRYAYMQ is encoded by the exons atGTGGCGGGCGCTGAGGGGCGGCGG GCGGAGATGGCAGCACCACTCAGCCATCCAGGTGACCAACGAGCCGATCCTGGAATTTAAGCCAGGGAGCCCCGAGCGAGCAGCGCTTCAGAAG GCACTTGCTGACCTGAAGGGCAAGACAGAAGCCATCCCGTGTGTGATCGGGGGAGAAGAGGTGTGGACACCGACAGTGCGGTACCAGCTGTCG ccTTTTAATCATGCGCACAAAGTGGCCAAGTACTGCTACGCCAGCAAG gagcTCATTAACAAAGCCATTAATGCTGCCTTGGCAGCAAGGAAGGAATGGGACCTGAAACCCATCCAGGACCGAGCCCAGATTTTCCTGAAGGCAGCTGACATGCTGAGCGGCCCGAGGCGAGCAGAAGTGCTGGCCAAAACCATGATCGGGCAG GGTAAAACGGTCATCCAGGCAGAAATCGATGCTGCTGCGGAGCTGATAGACTTCTTCCGATTCAATGCCAAGTACGCCCTGGAGCTGGAGAACAGCCAGCCCATCAGCGTGGACATCAGCACCAACAGCATGGTTTACCGGGGGCTGGAG GGTTTCGTGGCAGCTGTCTCCCCCTTTAACTTCACGGCGATCGGTGGCAACCTGGCAGGGGCTCCAGCACTGATG GGAAATGTGGTCCTGTGGAAGCCCAGTGACACCGCCCTGCTCTCCAGCTATGCTGTCTACAAAATCCTCCTGGAAGCTGGGCTCCCACCAAACGTCGTGCAGTTCGTGCCAGCAGATGGGCCTGTGTTTGGAGACACCGTCACGAGTTCCGAGCACTTCTGTGGGCTCAATTTCACCGGCAGCGTGCC gACTTTCAAGCGGCTCTGGAAGCAAGTATCTGAAAACCTGGATCGCTACCGCAATTTCCCGCGTCTGGCTGGAG AGTGCGGCGGGAAGAACTTCCACCTGGTGCACAGCTCAGCTGACGTGGCCAGCGTGGTGAACGGGACCCTGCGCTCGGCCTTCGAGTATGGTGGCCAAAAATGCTCGGCTTGCTCCCGCCTCTACGCCCCGGACTCGCTGTGGCCCCAGATCAAAGAGAAACTGCTGGAGGAGCACGGGAAGATCAAAGTGGGAGAT CCCGCCCAGGACTTTGGGACGTTCTTCTCTGCGGTGATTGATGACAAG TCTTTTGCACGGATAAAGAAGTGGATCGAGCACGCCAAGAAGTCATCCAACCTCACCATCCTGGCAGGGGGCGGCTGTGACGACAGTGTTGGGTACTTCGTCGAGCCGTGCATCGTGGAGAGCAAAGACCCGCAGGATCCCATCATGAAAGAG GAGATTTTCGGCCCGATCCTCACGGTGTACGTCTACCCGGAGAAGCGGTACAAGGAGGTGCTGGAGCTGATCGACACCACGACGCCCTACGGCCTCACGGGGGCGGTCTTCGCCCAGGAGAA GAGAATCATTGATGAAGCCAGGAACCTTCTGCGCAACGCAGCCGGCAATTTCTACATCAACGATAAGTCGACGGGCGCCGTCGTGGCGCAGCAGCCCTTCGGAGGCTCCCGCATCTCAG GCACCAACGACAAGCCTGGTGGCCCGCACTACGTCCTGCGCTGGACGTCTCCCCAGGCCGTCAAAGAAACGCACGTGCCGCTGACGGACTGGCGCTACGCCTACATGCAGTGA